The following DNA comes from Mesorhizobium sp. B2-1-8.
TGATGGCGCCGGCTTTCATCAGCTTGATGAAGGAGGCGCATCCGTCGCTGCGGCGCATCGTGGCGAGGGCTTCCGAAGCCGGCGCGCCGGTGCCGGCGCTGTCTTCGGCGCTTGCCTATTTCGACAGCTATCGCCAGGGCCGCGGTACCTCGAACCTGATCCAGGCGCAGCGCGACTTCTTCGGTGCGCATGGTTTCGAGCGCATCGGCGAGCAGGGTGCGTTCCACGGGCCGTGGGGCAGCGGCGCGGCTGGCTAATCGCCGGAGGGCCGATAGGCCACGACGCCCTTCGGCTCGCTCAGGCTCTGCAGCGTGCCGGGCGAGGCACCGCCGATCCAGCCGAGCACCGAGCGGGCGAGTTCGGAGCCGGCCAGCCGGAAGTCTTCGTTGACGACCAGCAATTCATGCCTGAACAGATGCAGCAGTTCCGACGACTGCTTCGACACCACGTCGACGTCGCGGCCGAGCTTCAGGCCGGCATCCTCGATGCCGGCGACGATGGCGAGCGTCGCCGCCGCGGCGCTGCTGATGATACCGTCCGGCCTGATGTCGCGCCGCATCAGCTGCGCGGTCCTCATCCTGATCTGTTCGATCGAATGGTCGATCGAAACGGTGTTGAACGGCACCTCGCTGGCGCCGACTTCGCTCAGAGCGTCGGCAAAGCCGTCAACCGTATGGCGGTAGTAGCTCAAACCGACCGGCGGCGTCACCAAGGCGAGCCGGCGGCGGCCCATGCCGGCGAGATGCCGCACCGCCTCGGCCGCGAAGGCGTAGTTGTCGAAATCATGATAGGGATGAACCAGCCCCATCTCGGTGCGGCCATGCGTGGCGAAGGGAATGCCGCGCTCCAGCATGTAGCGGGCCCTCGGATCGTTCGGCTGGGTGCGCGAGATGATGACGCCGTCGGCCGAGCCGGTCTCCACGAGATAGCGCACCGGATCCAGTGGATCCTGCGAGCGCGAATAGGGTGTGACGATCAGGTGGTAGGGCGTGTCGGCGATGACTTCCGTCACGCCGTAGATGATGTCGGAGACAAAGCTCATGAGTTCGTGCTCGGTGTTGAGCACGAGGCTGATGACATTGGTCTTGCCGGTCCGCAAACGCACGCCGGCACGGTTCGGCCGATAGCCGATCTGCTTGGCCACGAGCTGGACACGACGCCTGGTCTCGGCGCCGATCTCGGGCGCGTCCTTCAAGGCGCGCGAGACGGTGGTGACGCCAAGCCCGGTCATGAAGGCAAGCGTCTTCAGCGTCGGCCGTTCCTGTGCCGTCGCCTCGTCATCCTTGTCCGTGCGTTGTCTGTCCATCCGTCCCGCCCATCAGGCGCATAGCAGCCGCCGGGCAGCCCGGCAATGTTTGCGGCCGCTCCCCAGGGCGCGTCACCTGCATGGAAGCAGTATACTGAAACGTTACAGCTTGTCACGATCGGTGTAGAAACGGGTGCTGGCGACGCGGAAAACACGTCGTCGACCGTGTGGCGAAAAATCGTTGGGATTCAGTGGGAAGCATGCTGCCAGCAAGTTTTTTTGCTGTTTTTGCTCGTTGTGCGGCGCGCTCTTGCGCGTTGCGCCGCACAATGCCACCGCAGCGAAAGGATTTTGTTCGCGACTCGAAAAATGTCAAAGCGAGCTTGCCGGAAGGGGTTGCGCATGGTCCTCAATTGCCGTATCGAAAATCTGTAACGTTTCAGATTTCTGGGAGGAAGCCGAAATGCGATACAAATTCCTGACCGCTGCGTTTGCAGCGACGGTTGCGCTCAACTTCGCCGGCCCGGCGGCCGCGACCGATCTGGAAGTCACCCATTGGTGGACTTCCGGCGGCGAGGCGGCAGCGGTCGCCGAACTCGCCAAGGCATTCGACGCCACCGGCAACCACTGGGTCGACGGCGCCATCGCCGGGTCCGGCGGCACGGCACGGCCGATCATGATCAGCCGCATCACCGGCGGCGATCCGATGGGGGCCACCCAATTCAATCATGGAAGGCAAGCGGAAGAGCTGGTGCAGGCCGGCCTGATGCGCGACCTCACCGACGTCGCCACCAAGGGCAAGTGGACGGAGGTGGTACGGCCCAAGAGCCTGCTCGACTCGTGCACGATCGACGGCAAGATCTATTGCGTGCCGGTCAACATCCATTCCTGGCAGTGGCTGTGGCTGTCGAACGCGGCTTTCGAGAAGGCCGGCGTTCCGGTGCCGAAGAACTGGAATGAGTATGTGGCCGCGGCCCCGGCACTGGAGAAGGCAGGCATCGTGCCGCTCGCGGTCGGTGGGCAGGCCTGGCAGGCATCGGGCGCCTTCGACGTGCTGCTTGCCGCGGTCGGAGGAACCGACACCTTCCTCAAGGTCTACAAGGACAAGGACGCCAAGTTCGCCGCCGGTCCCGAAGTCGCCAAGGTCTTCAAGGCAGCCGACGACGCCCGCAAGATGGCCAAGAACACAAATGTGCAGGACTGGAACCAGGCCACCAACATGGTCATCACCGGCAAGGCCGGCGGCCAGATCATGGGTGACTGGGCGCAAGGCGAGTTCCAGGTCGCCGGCAAGACCGCCGGCAAGGACTATACCTGCCTTCCCGGCCTTGGCCTGAACGAGGTCATTGCCACGGGCGGCGACGCCTTCTACTTCCCACTGCTCAAGGATGCCGACAAGGCCAAGGCGCAGGAAGTGCTGGCCGAAACACTGCTCGATCCCAAGACCCAGGTTGCCTTCAACCTCAAGAAGGGTTCGCTGCCGGTGCGCGGCGACGTCGACCTCAACGCGGCCAACGACTGCATGAAGAAGGGCCTTGCCATCCTAGCCAAGGGCGCGGTCATCCCATGGACGGACCAGCTGCTCTCGCAGGACAGCCAGAAGCAGAAGGAGGATCTTTTCTCCGAATTCTTCGCCAAGCCCGACATGAGCCTCGAAGAGGCGCAGAAGCGCTTCGCCGACATCATCGCTTCGGCTGACTGACGACTGACGAGCCGCTTCGCTCCCGACCTTGCCAGGCAGGGCCGGGAGCCCAGGCGCGCTGACTTTCCGCCCTTATCCGATCCAGCACGGCTGTACCGATGAGCAAGAGCGAACGCCCGAGCCAACTCTTCCGCAATCTCAATGCGAAGGTCGCTTCGATCCCGATGGTCCTCACCGCAATGGTGGTCTTCGTCGGCGGCACCGCGTGGACGGTTCTCTATTCCTTCACCAATTCGAAGCTCCTGCCGCGGCTGAATTTCGTCGGGCTCGACCAGTACTACCGGCTGTGGGCGACGCCGCGCTGGCTGATCTCGATCGAGAATCTTTTGATCTACGGCGTGATCTCACTGGTATTCTCGCTGGTGATCGGTTTTCTGCTCGCGGCTCTGCTCGACCAGAAAATCCGTTTCGAGGATACGTTCCGCACCATCTTCCTCTATCCCTTCGCGCTGTCCTTCATCGTCACCGGCCTTGTCTGGCAATGGCTGCTCAATCCGGATTTCGGCGTCCAGGGCGTGGTGCGAAGCCTCGGCTGGACCAGCTTCGATTTCAATCCGCTCTACAACTCCAGCATCGTCATCTACGGCATATCGATCGCGGCGCTCTGGCAAGGCACGGGGCTGATCATGTGCCTGATGCTGGCGGGTCTGCGCGGCATCGACGAGGATATCTGGAAGGCTGCACGGGTGGACGGGATACCCATGTGGAAGACCTATCTCTTCATCATCATCCCGATGATGCGGCCGGTTTTCATCACCACGCTTGTGATCATCGCGTCCGGCATCGTCAAGGTCTACGATCTCGTCGTCGCGCAGACCAGCGGCGGGCCGGGCATCGCCTCCGAAGTGCCGGCCAAGTATGTCTACGACTACATGTTCTTCGCCCAGAACCTCGGCCAGGGCTTTGCCGCCTCGACCATGATGCTGCTGTCGGTGATGATCGTCATCGTGCCGTGGGCCTATCTCGAATTTGGAGGCCGCAAGCGTGTCTGACCATGCCGTCTCCTTGTCCGCCACGTCAAACCTGCGGGATGATGCCTCCGGACCGAGCGGGCCAAAGCCGCGGCACATGTTTTCGCGCCGCAACATTTTCCTCTACGGCACGCTCGTCGTGGTGGCGCTCTACTACCTCCTGCCGCTCTATGTGATGGTCGTCACCTCGCTCAAGGGCATGCCGGAGATCCGCCTCGGCAACATCTTCTCGCCGCCGCTCGAGATCACCTTCGAGCCTTGGGTCAAGGCATGGTCGCAGGCCTGCACCGGCCTCAATTGCGACGGACTTTCGCGTGGTTTCTGGAATTCGGTGCGCATCACCGTTCCCTCGGTAATCCTGTCGATCGCCATCGCTTCGGTGAACGGCTACGCGCTGGCCAACTGGCGCTTCAAAGGCGCCGACACGTTCTTCGTCATCCTGATCGTCGGCGCCTTCATTCCCTACCAGGTGATGATCTATCCGATCGTCATCATCCTGCGCGAGATCGGCCTCTATGGCAGCCTTACCGGTCTGGTGATCGTGCACTCCATTTTCGGCATGCCGATCCTGACGCTTCTGTTCCGCAATTATTTCACCTCCATGCCGGAGGAGCTGTTCCGGGCGGCGCGCGTCGACGGCGCCGGCTTCTGGGGCATTTACCTGCGCATCATGCTGCCGATGTCGCTGCCGATCTTCGTCGTCGCCATCATCCTGCAGGTGACCGGCATCTGGAACGACTTCCTGTTCGGCGTCGTCTACACCCGGCCCGACACCTACCCGATGACGGTGCAGCTCAACAACATCGTCAACTCGGTGCAGGGCGTGAAGGAATACAACGTCAACATGGCCGCCACCATCCTGACCGGGCTGGTGCCGCTGGTCGTCTACTTCATTTCCGGCAAATTGTTCGTGCGCGGCATCGCCGCCGGCGCGGTGAAAGGGTGATGGCGATGGCGGCGAACGGCACCAGTGTTTCGATCCAGGACCTGTCGCTGAACTTCGGCGCTATCTCGGTGCTGCAGACGCTCAACCTCGATGTCGCCGAAGGCGAGTTCATCGTGCTGCTCGGGCCCTCTGGCTGCGGCAAGTCGACCTTGCTCAACTGCATCGCCGGCCTGCTCGATATTTCGGAAGGCCGCATCTTCATCAAGGGCAAGAACGTCACCTGGGAAGAGCCCAAGGACCGCGGCATCGGCATGGTCTTCCAGTCCTATGCGCTCTACCCGCAGATGACGGTGGAGAAGAACCTGTCTTTTGGGCTGCGTGTCGCCGGCATCGCCAAGGACGAGATCGCCAAGCGCATCGCGCGAGCAGCCGAGATCCTGCAGATCGAGCCGCTGCTGCAGCGCAAGCCCGCCGCACTCTCCGGCGGCCAGCGCCAGCGCGTGGCGATCGGGCGGGCGCTGGTGCGCGATGTCGACGTCTTCCTGTTCGACGAACCGCTGTCCAACCTCGATGCCAAGCTGCGTTCGGAACTTCGCGTCGAGATCAAGCTTCTGCATCGTAAATTGCAGAACACCATGATCTACGTCACCCACGACCAGATCGAGGCGATGACGCTGGCCGATCGCATAGCGGTGATGAAGGGTGGCGTCATCCAGCAGCTCGACGCGCCGCAGACCATCTACAACCGTCCGGTCAACCGGTTCGTTGCAGGGTTCCTCGGCTCGCCGGCGATGAATTTCATCGAGGGCCGGCTGGAGAAGGACGGCGGGGACTGGCACTTCGCCGTCGAGAATGCCCGCGTCCCGCTTTCGACCTATGCTTTCGACAAGGAGCCGGTGACTGGGCCAGCCGTATTTGGCATCCGGCCGGAACATGTCGCCTTGAACAGCGGCACCGGCTGGCCGTTTACAGCGACGGCGAATGTCGAGGTCGTCGAGCCGATGGGCTCGGACACGCTGGTCTGGCTGAAGCTCGGCAAACAGAATTTCACCGTGCGGGTAACGGCCGAACGCACGCCGGGCAATGGCGATACCGTGAGCATCGGCTTCGATCCGATGCGGGCTTCGCTGTTCGAGTTGGCGAGCGGCAACCGCATGTAGCTTACCAGACCCTCCCCGAACCATTCTCCCCAAACCATCCTCCCAAGGACAATCCCAAGCAGAACGGACAGAGACGATGAACTGGTCATTCCAACTTTACAGCGCCCGCAATTTCTTGCCCTGGACCGATGTGCTCGAAATGCTCGGCAAGCTCGGTTACGCCGAGGTCGAAGGCTTCGGCGGCGTCTATGACGATCCCAAGGCCTTCCGCGCCGAACTCGACAAGAACGGTCTTGCCATGCCGACCGGGCATTTTTCCATCGACGCGCTGGAGAAGGATTTCGACGGTGTGCGCCGGATCGCCGAAACGCTCGGCGTCAAGCTCTTGATCTGCCCCTATCTGATGGCCGAGGACAGGCCGTCCGACGCCGCCGGCTGGCGCGGCTTCGGAGAGCGTCTGGCCAAGGTCGGCGAGGTGGCCTCGAAGGCCGGCTATGGCTTCGCCTGGCACAACCATGATTTCGAATTCAAGACACTCGCCGACGGCTCGGTGCCGCAGGATCATATCCTGTCGTCCGCCCCCAATATTGGCTGGGAAATGGACGTTGCCTGGGTGGTGCGCGGCGGCGCCGACCCGCTGCCCTGGATCGAAAAGCATGGCCAGCGCATCGTCGCCGTCCATGTCAAGGACATGGCGAAGCCAGGCGAGGGGCTGGATGAGGATGGCTGGTCGGATGTCGGGCATGGCACGATCGACTGGGCCGGCCTGATCAAGGTGCTGCGGGCCAAGAGCGCGGCAAAATACTTTGTCATGGAACAGGACAATCCCAACGACATCGAGCGTTTCGCCCGCCGCTCGATCGCAACCGTCAAGAGCTACTAGGAACAATCACCATGGCAAAGAAGCTGAGTAATGGGAAACTGGGTATTGGCGTCATCGGCTGCGGCAACATCTCGAAGGCGTACTTCTCGCTGGCGCCGCTGTTTCGCGGCATCGAGATGCGCGCATGCGCCGACATCAACATGGATGTGGCCAAGGCGCGGGCGAAGGAATTCAAGCTCCGTGCCGAGACCGTCGAGGATCTGCTCAAGGCTGACGATATCGACATCATCGTCAACCTGACCATTCCGGCCGTGCACTACGAGGTGTCGAAGCAGGTGCTCGATGCCGGCAAGCATGTCTATTCGGAAAAGCCGTTCGTGCTGTCGCTCAAGGAGGGCCAGGACCTCAAGGCACGGGCCGAGAAGAAGGGGTTGCGCATCGGCTCGGCGCCGGACACGTTCCTGGGCGGCGCGCACCAGCTGGTGCGTGACCTGATCGACGAGGGGAAGCTCGGCAGGATCACCAGCGGCACTTGCCATGTCATGGGCCACGGCATGGAACACTGGCACCCCAATCCGGATTTCTTCTTCCAGCCGGGCGCGGGACCGGTGCTCGACATCGGACCGT
Coding sequences within:
- a CDS encoding LacI family transcriptional regulator, whose translation is MDRQRTDKDDEATAQERPTLKTLAFMTGLGVTTVSRALKDAPEIGAETRRRVQLVAKQIGYRPNRAGVRLRTGKTNVISLVLNTEHELMSFVSDIIYGVTEVIADTPYHLIVTPYSRSQDPLDPVRYLVETGSADGVIISRTQPNDPRARYMLERGIPFATHGRTEMGLVHPYHDFDNYAFAAEAVRHLAGMGRRRLALVTPPVGLSYYRHTVDGFADALSEVGASEVPFNTVSIDHSIEQIRMRTAQLMRRDIRPDGIISSAAAATLAIVAGIEDAGLKLGRDVDVVSKQSSELLHLFRHELLVVNEDFRLAGSELARSVLGWIGGASPGTLQSLSEPKGVVAYRPSGD
- a CDS encoding ABC transporter substrate-binding protein, whose protein sequence is MRYKFLTAAFAATVALNFAGPAAATDLEVTHWWTSGGEAAAVAELAKAFDATGNHWVDGAIAGSGGTARPIMISRITGGDPMGATQFNHGRQAEELVQAGLMRDLTDVATKGKWTEVVRPKSLLDSCTIDGKIYCVPVNIHSWQWLWLSNAAFEKAGVPVPKNWNEYVAAAPALEKAGIVPLAVGGQAWQASGAFDVLLAAVGGTDTFLKVYKDKDAKFAAGPEVAKVFKAADDARKMAKNTNVQDWNQATNMVITGKAGGQIMGDWAQGEFQVAGKTAGKDYTCLPGLGLNEVIATGGDAFYFPLLKDADKAKAQEVLAETLLDPKTQVAFNLKKGSLPVRGDVDLNAANDCMKKGLAILAKGAVIPWTDQLLSQDSQKQKEDLFSEFFAKPDMSLEEAQKRFADIIASAD
- a CDS encoding carbohydrate ABC transporter permease, encoding MSKSERPSQLFRNLNAKVASIPMVLTAMVVFVGGTAWTVLYSFTNSKLLPRLNFVGLDQYYRLWATPRWLISIENLLIYGVISLVFSLVIGFLLAALLDQKIRFEDTFRTIFLYPFALSFIVTGLVWQWLLNPDFGVQGVVRSLGWTSFDFNPLYNSSIVIYGISIAALWQGTGLIMCLMLAGLRGIDEDIWKAARVDGIPMWKTYLFIIIPMMRPVFITTLVIIASGIVKVYDLVVAQTSGGPGIASEVPAKYVYDYMFFAQNLGQGFAASTMMLLSVMIVIVPWAYLEFGGRKRV
- a CDS encoding carbohydrate ABC transporter permease; the protein is MSDHAVSLSATSNLRDDASGPSGPKPRHMFSRRNIFLYGTLVVVALYYLLPLYVMVVTSLKGMPEIRLGNIFSPPLEITFEPWVKAWSQACTGLNCDGLSRGFWNSVRITVPSVILSIAIASVNGYALANWRFKGADTFFVILIVGAFIPYQVMIYPIVIILREIGLYGSLTGLVIVHSIFGMPILTLLFRNYFTSMPEELFRAARVDGAGFWGIYLRIMLPMSLPIFVVAIILQVTGIWNDFLFGVVYTRPDTYPMTVQLNNIVNSVQGVKEYNVNMAATILTGLVPLVVYFISGKLFVRGIAAGAVKG
- a CDS encoding ABC transporter ATP-binding protein; translated protein: MAMAANGTSVSIQDLSLNFGAISVLQTLNLDVAEGEFIVLLGPSGCGKSTLLNCIAGLLDISEGRIFIKGKNVTWEEPKDRGIGMVFQSYALYPQMTVEKNLSFGLRVAGIAKDEIAKRIARAAEILQIEPLLQRKPAALSGGQRQRVAIGRALVRDVDVFLFDEPLSNLDAKLRSELRVEIKLLHRKLQNTMIYVTHDQIEAMTLADRIAVMKGGVIQQLDAPQTIYNRPVNRFVAGFLGSPAMNFIEGRLEKDGGDWHFAVENARVPLSTYAFDKEPVTGPAVFGIRPEHVALNSGTGWPFTATANVEVVEPMGSDTLVWLKLGKQNFTVRVTAERTPGNGDTVSIGFDPMRASLFELASGNRM
- a CDS encoding sugar phosphate isomerase/epimerase family protein, whose protein sequence is MNWSFQLYSARNFLPWTDVLEMLGKLGYAEVEGFGGVYDDPKAFRAELDKNGLAMPTGHFSIDALEKDFDGVRRIAETLGVKLLICPYLMAEDRPSDAAGWRGFGERLAKVGEVASKAGYGFAWHNHDFEFKTLADGSVPQDHILSSAPNIGWEMDVAWVVRGGADPLPWIEKHGQRIVAVHVKDMAKPGEGLDEDGWSDVGHGTIDWAGLIKVLRAKSAAKYFVMEQDNPNDIERFARRSIATVKSY